A single window of Fervidobacterium sp. DNA harbors:
- a CDS encoding KH domain-containing protein, producing MRDFLEYVLRSIVKHPDDVVVVEYEEDGKKVFDISVHPDDVGQVIGKDGRTIKSIKILLSSMSEDSEFILKVLR from the coding sequence GTGAGAGATTTCCTTGAGTACGTCCTCCGATCTATTGTAAAACATCCAGATGATGTAGTGGTCGTTGAATACGAAGAGGACGGAAAAAAGGTGTTCGATATTTCAGTTCATCCGGATGATGTGGGACAGGTTATTGGAAAAGATGGAAGAACTATTAAATCAATTAAAATATTACTATCAAGCATGTCAGAAGATTCTGAATTTATTCTTAAGGTCTTAAGGTGA
- the rpsP gene encoding 30S ribosomal protein S16, whose product MVRIRLTRMGKKKQPFYRIVVVDQRKKRDGAYIESLGYYNPLKEPYEVKVDIEKAVEWMLKGAQPSETVSKLLGKLGLYEKLEAAKSKKV is encoded by the coding sequence GTGGTTAGGATTAGGCTTACTCGCATGGGAAAGAAGAAACAACCATTTTATAGGATTGTTGTAGTTGACCAGAGGAAAAAGAGAGATGGTGCTTATATTGAGAGCTTAGGTTATTACAATCCGCTAAAGGAACCTTACGAAGTAAAGGTTGACATTGAAAAGGCTGTTGAATGGATGCTCAAGGGTGCTCAACCAAGCGAAACTGTTTCGAAGTTGCTTGGAAAACTTGGGCTGTATGAAAAACTTGAAGCTGCAAAATCTAAAAAGGTATGA
- the ffh gene encoding signal recognition particle protein — MFEGLRDKLSNAFKILSGKGKITERNIEEALQIVKTSLLAADVNYKVVKEFVENVKKRALGEEVLKSLTPDQMFIKIIRDEIVKLLGEKEPFKLIHRPAYIMMVGLQGTGKTTSAAKIANYLKKHGKHPILVAADTYRPAAIDQLETLGKKIGVPVITGDRKNAIKIVEEAKRQVKDSGYDVVILDTAGRLHIDDEMMQELEKVKELVEPDEILLTVDAMAGQDAVNSGKAFNDRLGITGFVVTKLDGDSRGGVILTIRYITGKPIKFVGVGEKIDDFDEFYPDRIANRILALGDVLSLIEKVERELDKEKMEKMGQKFIRAEFTLEDFKEQIREIKKLGIDKVLEALPGAPQVDLNTSEKELKRIEAIINSMTPEERNNPDIINASRKKRIAMGSGTSVQDVNKLLKSYEEMKKLMKMFKKGKVPFGLRGFKW; from the coding sequence ATGTTTGAAGGTTTAAGAGACAAGTTGTCTAATGCCTTTAAAATTCTTTCGGGGAAAGGAAAAATCACTGAGAGGAATATAGAAGAGGCTCTACAAATAGTTAAGACTTCTCTTCTCGCTGCCGACGTGAATTATAAGGTGGTTAAAGAGTTTGTCGAAAATGTAAAAAAGAGAGCACTTGGAGAAGAGGTGCTAAAATCCCTTACACCTGATCAGATGTTTATCAAGATAATAAGAGATGAAATTGTCAAACTGCTGGGTGAGAAAGAACCGTTTAAATTGATACATAGGCCAGCTTACATTATGATGGTGGGTTTACAAGGTACTGGAAAAACAACAAGTGCAGCTAAAATAGCAAATTACCTTAAAAAGCATGGAAAACATCCAATACTGGTTGCAGCAGACACATATAGACCTGCTGCGATTGATCAACTTGAAACTCTTGGCAAAAAGATAGGTGTACCAGTTATAACGGGTGACAGAAAGAATGCCATAAAGATTGTTGAAGAGGCAAAAAGACAGGTCAAAGATAGTGGATATGATGTTGTGATACTTGATACCGCTGGAAGGTTGCATATAGACGATGAGATGATGCAAGAACTTGAAAAGGTGAAAGAGTTAGTCGAGCCCGATGAAATTCTGCTTACCGTAGACGCAATGGCAGGTCAGGATGCTGTAAACTCTGGTAAGGCTTTTAATGACAGACTTGGAATAACTGGATTTGTTGTTACTAAATTGGACGGTGACTCCCGAGGTGGAGTTATTCTGACGATAAGGTATATTACAGGTAAACCTATAAAGTTCGTAGGTGTTGGTGAGAAAATAGACGATTTCGATGAGTTTTATCCAGATAGGATAGCAAATAGAATTCTTGCGCTAGGCGATGTTTTGTCTTTGATCGAAAAAGTAGAGCGTGAGCTTGATAAGGAAAAGATGGAAAAAATGGGTCAAAAATTCATTCGTGCAGAGTTCACGCTTGAAGATTTTAAGGAACAAATAAGAGAGATTAAAAAGCTGGGAATAGACAAAGTGCTTGAAGCACTACCAGGGGCACCACAGGTTGATTTGAACACAAGTGAAAAAGAACTTAAACGTATTGAAGCTATAATAAACTCTATGACGCCAGAAGAACGGAATAATCCAGATATTATAAACGCGAGCCGAAAGAAGCGAATTGCAATGGGAAGCGGTACGAGCGTACAAGATGTAAATAAACTTCTAAAATCTTATGAAGAGATGAAAAAGCTCATGAAGATGTTTAAAAAAGGTAAGGTTCCATTTGGACTAAGAGGTTTTAAATGGTAG